The following proteins are co-located in the Corynebacterium aquilae DSM 44791 genome:
- a CDS encoding N-6 DNA methylase, with protein MTNPTPQGTLALKDIAALAGVSRAAVSNWRSRHEDFPAPAPTSTDRKPVFNYNDVVAWLEAHDQLDEKSKAALKDAQFKAIVRPFAKSFDDPLQSASLVLAALAVRKWSHGANTTFNWSQFLENPSMEDLQAAFLAEDFPVELPEKCLTYWPTRFGREDPTASFADLIHGLESLGVDDYPALSRLALDFFLSTGGRGRDSWYGHPASAPATLLAQAAASTDVDSPVVYDPTGGIGGVFAELAAIVSEPNHDTSFADFTGISAEISPYVVMVAVLRTYLEELPLQVLLADSLTSDDTRGLDADIVVSEGPFGMVVDAETRDRIVAESGLNITMRHTAENCFLLHSYNSARADGHAYVLAPPMTGFEKTSRSLRETLVATGAVEAVIQLPSAFFTYTRVAPMLWVLKKPGATASDPSFVAVDASQVKDPETQVGDWLRALRAGQDLPVPHARVGLAELVTAGGEILPDRLAAAPVDPEEVSAQWVSARDTVIEAVSRMGDAPNLEFGDVPPRAPRARTVKELLDEGALKKLRPVILRRDADESSGTKVLPFALQRKPDLEPKFVGDSSRWDALQVGDVLVHKIGQRIHVITEQDLDPEVLGDATLVASEGWLAFRVTLKNLDPVIVAAAIAAHLNAQSAVEKSRVGVPSVDAVKIPLYDAEDQARIVSQLAQLNQMADAARQLSSLTDDAHSAYLAALAAVN; from the coding sequence ATGACCAACCCCACCCCCCAGGGCACACTGGCCCTGAAAGACATCGCGGCACTCGCAGGAGTCTCCCGCGCAGCCGTATCCAACTGGCGCTCCCGCCACGAGGACTTCCCGGCACCCGCCCCCACCTCCACCGACCGCAAGCCGGTCTTTAACTACAACGACGTTGTCGCCTGGTTGGAAGCCCACGACCAATTGGACGAAAAGTCCAAGGCTGCGCTGAAGGATGCACAGTTCAAGGCGATTGTGCGCCCCTTCGCCAAGTCCTTCGACGATCCACTACAGTCCGCTTCTCTGGTGCTGGCGGCACTGGCAGTCAGGAAGTGGTCGCACGGGGCCAACACCACCTTTAACTGGTCGCAGTTTTTGGAAAACCCCAGCATGGAAGATCTGCAAGCTGCCTTCCTGGCGGAAGACTTCCCCGTTGAGCTTCCCGAGAAATGCCTGACCTACTGGCCGACCCGCTTTGGCCGCGAGGATCCCACCGCCTCGTTTGCAGACCTCATCCACGGTCTGGAGTCCCTCGGGGTGGACGACTACCCGGCACTGTCCCGGCTGGCACTCGACTTCTTCCTATCCACGGGAGGTCGTGGCCGCGATAGTTGGTACGGCCACCCCGCATCCGCCCCGGCCACACTCCTGGCCCAAGCCGCAGCATCCACCGACGTCGATTCCCCTGTGGTCTACGACCCGACCGGTGGAATTGGTGGAGTCTTCGCCGAGCTTGCCGCGATTGTCTCCGAGCCGAACCACGACACCAGCTTTGCCGACTTCACAGGCATCAGCGCGGAGATCAGCCCATACGTTGTCATGGTCGCAGTCTTGCGCACCTATCTTGAGGAACTTCCCCTCCAGGTATTGCTCGCAGACTCGCTCACCAGTGATGACACCCGTGGGCTGGATGCGGACATCGTGGTCAGCGAAGGGCCTTTCGGAATGGTCGTCGATGCGGAGACTCGCGACCGGATCGTCGCCGAGTCCGGGCTCAACATCACCATGCGCCACACCGCGGAAAACTGTTTTCTCCTCCACAGCTACAACAGCGCCCGCGCAGACGGCCACGCCTATGTGCTGGCACCCCCTATGACCGGATTCGAGAAGACTTCCCGCAGTCTCCGGGAGACTCTCGTAGCCACCGGCGCGGTGGAAGCTGTCATCCAGCTGCCGAGTGCCTTCTTTACCTACACCCGCGTCGCACCCATGCTGTGGGTGCTGAAAAAGCCCGGCGCGACCGCAAGCGATCCCAGCTTTGTGGCGGTGGATGCCTCCCAGGTGAAAGATCCCGAAACCCAGGTCGGTGACTGGTTGCGTGCCTTGCGCGCAGGTCAGGACTTGCCGGTACCGCATGCCCGGGTGGGGTTGGCGGAGTTGGTGACCGCTGGTGGCGAGATCCTCCCCGACAGGTTGGCGGCCGCTCCTGTTGATCCCGAAGAAGTCTCGGCGCAGTGGGTATCTGCCCGCGATACCGTGATCGAGGCGGTATCCCGCATGGGTGATGCGCCCAACCTTGAGTTTGGGGATGTCCCTCCGCGTGCGCCGCGCGCGCGGACGGTGAAGGAATTGCTGGATGAGGGTGCGCTGAAGAAGTTGCGCCCGGTGATCCTGCGTCGTGATGCCGATGAGTCCTCCGGCACGAAGGTGTTGCCATTCGCGTTGCAACGCAAGCCAGACTTGGAACCAAAGTTTGTGGGCGATTCCTCCCGCTGGGACGCGTTGCAGGTGGGAGATGTGCTGGTACACAAGATTGGTCAGCGCATCCATGTCATTACCGAACAGGACCTTGACCCCGAGGTTCTGGGGGACGCCACCTTGGTTGCATCCGAGGGATGGCTTGCATTCCGCGTGACACTGAAGAACCTTGATCCTGTCATTGTCGCCGCAGCTATTGCTGCACATCTCAATGCGCAATCGGCAGTAGAGAAGTCCCGCGTTGGCGTTCCTTCCGTTGATGCAGTGAAAATCCCCCTCTACGACGCTGAAGATCAGGCGCGCATCGTCAGCCAGCTAGCCCAGCTCAACCAGATGGCGGATGCTGCCCGCCAGCTGTCGAGCCTTACCGATGACGCGCACAGCGCGTATCTCGCAGCACTGGCTGCGGTGAACTAA
- a CDS encoding restriction endonuclease, which produces MMQANKSFVPTTDEFRPSVLRVLNDGATRSFKEVTELVANQEGLDEGARNQAIPSGGKRYVNRIVWACSGLAKAGLIRRPKRGFYEITSDGLTVDERNLSSYSENDMLEWPQWQAYQNEVASRRAKSADGEQTESVDEDNSDPIEQLEHTVDSYNARVETELRRALQEATPEFFEKAVVELLWAMGYGGAHGEKQHVGKSGDGGIDGVIRQDALGLQNVYIQAKRYADHNNVQRPAIQQFYGALASKGAERGVFITTSGFSDGAIREANNYRGNIVLIDGIRLTSLMLAYGVAVQKVKSISIYKVDEDFFDSDFTA; this is translated from the coding sequence ATGATGCAAGCAAACAAGAGCTTCGTCCCAACCACTGATGAGTTTCGTCCATCTGTGCTGCGGGTTCTTAATGACGGCGCCACACGATCTTTCAAAGAAGTCACCGAGTTAGTTGCCAATCAGGAGGGACTGGATGAAGGGGCTCGAAATCAGGCAATTCCCTCGGGTGGCAAGCGATACGTCAATCGCATCGTCTGGGCGTGTTCGGGACTAGCGAAAGCCGGCTTGATCCGTCGTCCCAAGCGGGGCTTCTATGAGATTACGTCTGACGGGCTCACCGTCGATGAACGGAATTTGAGTTCCTATTCCGAAAACGACATGTTGGAATGGCCACAGTGGCAGGCATACCAAAATGAGGTGGCGAGTAGACGGGCTAAAAGCGCTGATGGGGAACAAACAGAAAGCGTCGACGAAGACAATTCGGATCCCATAGAACAGCTAGAACACACCGTCGATTCTTACAACGCACGGGTTGAAACCGAATTGCGACGGGCGTTGCAGGAAGCTACTCCGGAGTTCTTTGAAAAAGCTGTTGTCGAATTGCTGTGGGCAATGGGCTATGGCGGCGCCCACGGTGAAAAACAGCATGTGGGGAAAAGCGGTGACGGCGGCATCGATGGCGTCATCCGGCAGGACGCCCTCGGCTTGCAAAACGTCTATATCCAGGCGAAACGCTATGCGGACCACAACAATGTTCAACGTCCTGCTATCCAGCAGTTCTACGGCGCTCTGGCATCAAAGGGCGCGGAACGCGGCGTGTTTATTACGACCTCTGGGTTCAGCGACGGGGCTATTCGGGAAGCAAATAATTACAGAGGCAATATCGTGTTGATCGATGGTATTCGCCTCACTTCACTGATGCTTGCTTACGGAGTGGCCGTGCAAAAGGTTAAGAGCATTTCGATTTACAAAGTCGACGAAGACTTTTTCGATTCCGACTTCACTGCTTAA
- a CDS encoding ATP-binding cassette domain-containing protein, whose amino-acid sequence MESPGLQVTGLTIGYEPEQPVITDLSFCLEQGSYAVVAGASGCGKTTIAFALTGLLESSVHGWQQGTVTLNGHSLDAVPASQWARQVSCVWQQPDAQMCAQQLFMEPALPRDYQGLPIDETTEVCAEILSWVGLDHLSPTTDPLVLSGGEQQRLALAAAIAQGASLIILDEPTAALDDQAQQLFRQALANVRAKSAVSILAIDHRPERHRGLADRMLLLNPQGQLVYDGDFDHALNEQADLLRQHRVRTDGDLVLRTAPTPLSDPQTPTTVAPHSSELVLSATGVSYALDSGQRLLDPVTFEVRRGDLVAVWGPNGSGKTTLLSCIADAKKPLGTIQPPAAERISRGIGWVPQRASSLYSQDTVEQVLAAAASADRVHRLDELETTARDEVVGIVETLGLTDRLDNHPMSLSGGLRQRLSLAAALASRPTLLLLDEPTSAQDAIGTASMVEAIRKCRSEVACLVVSHDQEFLHALSPTQTLQLKPVSSNPTPEVQQQTSKVQPRLQVHSLVKMLCLIAVWIAAARRTNLHELAIVAGVLIVIAALSAIGAKKPLWLIRGLSVVVGFGLLTWVGFLPWVNQPPGLPWWNADRALGALLPAAQFSTLALSVVAFGARLDGKQIIDTVLSVFHIPYRFVDVGTYGSRFVTRIKRDYTLAKHQRHLLTRSHRSRANPLAVLAMLSVASLRDSEQLADALDSKGFGATPTRTLRHDRAFTLLDWLLLCTFIAFLLALPTLSQTLWSIV is encoded by the coding sequence ATGGAATCACCCGGACTTCAGGTCACTGGACTCACCATTGGCTACGAGCCCGAGCAGCCGGTCATCACCGACCTGTCCTTCTGCCTAGAGCAAGGCTCTTATGCCGTGGTAGCGGGCGCTTCAGGGTGCGGCAAAACCACCATCGCGTTCGCTTTGACTGGCCTGCTGGAATCCAGTGTGCACGGCTGGCAACAGGGCACTGTCACCCTCAACGGTCACAGCCTTGACGCTGTCCCGGCAAGCCAGTGGGCCCGCCAGGTGTCGTGCGTGTGGCAGCAACCCGACGCACAGATGTGTGCCCAGCAGCTGTTCATGGAGCCTGCCTTACCGCGCGACTACCAAGGACTTCCCATCGATGAGACCACCGAGGTGTGTGCGGAGATCTTGTCCTGGGTGGGATTAGATCATCTCTCCCCCACCACTGATCCGTTGGTGCTGTCCGGCGGTGAGCAGCAGCGCCTAGCACTGGCTGCCGCTATCGCACAGGGGGCATCGCTGATCATCTTGGATGAACCCACCGCTGCCTTGGATGATCAAGCACAACAACTTTTCCGGCAGGCTTTGGCTAATGTTCGCGCCAAGTCGGCGGTGAGTATTTTGGCTATCGATCACCGGCCCGAACGCCACCGGGGTCTGGCTGATCGGATGCTGCTGCTTAATCCTCAAGGCCAGCTGGTCTACGACGGCGATTTCGACCACGCCCTCAACGAGCAGGCAGATCTTTTGCGCCAGCATCGGGTGCGAACCGATGGCGATCTGGTGCTCCGCACTGCACCAACTCCCCTTTCAGATCCCCAGACCCCAACAACCGTTGCACCGCATTCCTCCGAGTTGGTGTTATCCGCCACTGGAGTCTCCTATGCCCTTGACTCCGGGCAGCGTTTGCTTGACCCGGTGACTTTTGAGGTTCGCCGCGGTGATCTGGTCGCGGTGTGGGGGCCCAATGGCAGCGGCAAAACAACTCTGCTGTCCTGCATTGCCGACGCCAAAAAGCCTCTCGGCACCATCCAGCCACCCGCAGCTGAGCGGATCTCCCGTGGAATTGGGTGGGTTCCGCAGCGGGCGAGCAGCCTGTATTCACAGGACACGGTGGAGCAAGTCTTGGCCGCGGCGGCAAGCGCCGATAGGGTCCACCGGCTTGATGAGCTTGAAACAACGGCCAGAGACGAGGTGGTTGGCATCGTGGAAACCCTCGGGTTAACCGATCGTTTGGACAACCACCCGATGAGCCTTTCCGGTGGGCTCCGCCAGCGCCTTTCCCTGGCCGCAGCGCTTGCTTCCCGGCCAACACTGCTGTTGCTCGACGAGCCGACCAGCGCCCAGGATGCAATCGGCACCGCCAGCATGGTGGAGGCAATTAGGAAGTGCCGAAGCGAGGTGGCCTGCCTGGTGGTCTCCCACGATCAGGAGTTTCTCCACGCTCTCAGTCCTACTCAAACGCTGCAGCTCAAGCCGGTTTCCTCAAACCCAACGCCCGAGGTGCAGCAACAAACTTCTAAAGTCCAACCGCGCTTGCAGGTGCATTCACTGGTGAAAATGCTGTGCCTGATCGCTGTCTGGATTGCTGCCGCACGACGCACGAACCTTCACGAGCTTGCCATTGTTGCCGGGGTGCTCATTGTTATTGCTGCACTGTCGGCAATTGGGGCGAAAAAGCCACTTTGGCTCATCCGGGGGCTATCGGTGGTGGTTGGTTTTGGCCTGCTGACATGGGTCGGGTTTTTGCCGTGGGTGAATCAACCCCCTGGGCTGCCATGGTGGAACGCCGACCGCGCACTAGGAGCCCTGTTGCCGGCAGCCCAGTTTTCCACCTTGGCCCTGTCTGTGGTGGCTTTCGGCGCAAGGCTCGACGGCAAACAGATCATCGACACTGTGCTGTCGGTCTTTCATATCCCCTACCGCTTCGTCGATGTCGGCACCTATGGTTCCCGCTTCGTCACCAGGATCAAACGGGATTACACCTTGGCAAAACACCAACGCCACCTTTTGACCCGCTCCCACCGGTCCCGGGCCAACCCTCTGGCTGTGCTGGCCATGCTGTCGGTTGCTTCGCTGCGCGATAGTGAGCAGCTGGCGGATGCGCTGGATTCAAAAGGTTTTGGAGCTACCCCCACCCGCACCTTGCGCCACGATCGAGCATTCACGCTCCTCGACTGGTTGCTCCTGTGCACGTTCATCGCTTTCCTGCTCGCACTGCCCACCCTCAGCCAGACCCTATGGTCGATTGTTTAA
- a CDS encoding DUF2200 domain-containing protein, with product MNARLFAMRFADLYPAYVNKAEGKGRTRDEVDTIIAYATGVSSEDLHALVEDPESSTTVGEFFDQATLPANAHLITGSVCGVKVQEVDDPTMKKIRILDELIDELAKGKAMEKILR from the coding sequence ATGAACGCCCGCCTGTTTGCCATGCGTTTCGCGGATCTATACCCGGCATACGTCAACAAGGCCGAAGGAAAAGGCCGCACCCGGGATGAGGTCGACACCATCATCGCCTACGCCACTGGTGTGAGCAGTGAAGATCTCCACGCACTGGTGGAAGACCCAGAATCGTCCACCACGGTGGGGGAGTTCTTCGACCAAGCAACCCTGCCCGCCAATGCCCACCTCATCACCGGCAGCGTGTGTGGGGTCAAGGTCCAAGAGGTCGACGATCCCACCATGAAGAAGATCCGCATCCTCGACGAGCTCATTGATGAACTGGCCAAGGGGAAAGCCATGGAGAAAATCTTGCGCTAG
- a CDS encoding glycoside hydrolase family 16 protein, with translation MTMRPRTRTLALALAAITTLAALPAPAASAEEQQPAAWAPTIDPPTDSLAANPLSAPTREHIGREARMATDEDISTTLDDDSAVADWKFMERRHYYNDKLLVSRKYTSFEDGVLDIKTRRHCVSGDETPSDGNVSTAPCPAGTTTLYTTSRMQTPLIPKGNMRIQIRAKNTTPEYVPGIRPSLWLQSESPYCHNDQSSRYGEYDLVEYFSAYPDKQHSNTHIGCVNIGHRPEMVSRNTVWDSPIVNEWHTWGLEVFDNQIVYTLDGKVVVGPTDAENFNVVSPKIFSEVLDQRYRIILDTFLEPQGTLWIAGVKDNKDFPEHHFLIDEILVEHEVDDEGNIVQPEKLTDPFPKVFIPGGSHDQLGSSLPVGSTPIPAITGENVAKFVGIFAGVAALIGGVWALINHFGLAPQVELPFDPPQLPPLPHVELPPEIAALIPAHER, from the coding sequence ATGACCATGCGCCCCCGCACACGAACCCTAGCCCTGGCACTGGCCGCCATCACCACCCTGGCAGCACTGCCCGCCCCTGCCGCATCTGCGGAAGAACAGCAGCCCGCCGCCTGGGCGCCCACCATCGATCCGCCCACCGACTCACTGGCCGCCAACCCGCTGTCCGCCCCGACTCGGGAGCACATCGGCCGCGAAGCGCGCATGGCCACCGATGAGGACATTTCGACCACCTTGGACGACGATAGCGCTGTGGCGGACTGGAAGTTCATGGAGCGCCGCCACTACTACAACGACAAGTTGCTGGTCTCCAGGAAGTACACCTCCTTCGAGGATGGGGTGCTGGACATCAAGACTCGCCGCCACTGCGTCAGTGGGGATGAGACACCCAGCGATGGCAACGTCTCTACCGCGCCGTGCCCGGCAGGAACCACCACCCTGTACACCACCAGCCGCATGCAGACCCCCTTGATTCCCAAGGGCAATATGCGCATCCAAATTCGGGCCAAGAACACCACTCCGGAATATGTGCCTGGCATCCGGCCTTCGCTGTGGTTGCAGTCCGAAAGCCCGTACTGCCACAACGACCAGTCCTCCCGCTACGGCGAATACGACCTGGTTGAGTACTTTTCCGCCTACCCGGACAAGCAACACTCCAATACCCACATCGGGTGCGTGAACATCGGGCACCGGCCGGAGATGGTTTCCCGCAATACGGTGTGGGACAGCCCGATCGTCAACGAGTGGCACACCTGGGGTCTGGAAGTTTTCGATAACCAGATCGTCTACACCCTCGACGGCAAGGTCGTCGTCGGCCCCACCGACGCCGAAAACTTCAATGTTGTCAGCCCTAAGATTTTCTCCGAGGTCCTCGACCAGCGCTACCGCATCATCCTGGATACCTTCCTCGAACCCCAGGGCACGCTGTGGATCGCGGGAGTCAAAGACAACAAGGATTTCCCGGAGCACCACTTCCTCATCGATGAGATCCTCGTCGAGCACGAGGTCGACGATGAGGGAAACATCGTCCAGCCGGAGAAACTGACGGATCCTTTCCCGAAGGTCTTCATCCCCGGTGGCAGCCACGATCAGTTGGGTAGCTCCCTGCCGGTTGGCAGCACCCCGATTCCTGCGATCACCGGTGAAAACGTCGCCAAGTTTGTTGGGATCTTTGCCGGTGTTGCAGCACTGATCGGTGGGGTGTGGGCCCTTATCAACCACTTTGGGCTGGCTCCACAGGTGGAACTGCCGTTTGATCCGCCCCAGTTGCCGCCGCTGCCGCATGTTGAACTGCCGCCCGAGATCGCAGCACTCATCCCCGCGCACGAGCGCTAA
- a CDS encoding siderophore-interacting protein yields the protein MNTEKFSTTEVVELLSLVTADATGQDLSHTPADSPQRFYGNHTFLHLRILRREKRAADLTRLWFAVDSTAKTYDWSVPNLALRLEIPVTPEEFADIQQAPKTASRAYTVADYDVERSEFAVDFVEHGTTSPVMQWLSTVNVGDAIYSWEPTQHRVPEACQHLLLVADATALPAALSILRDHRVFTTATVITSADPAHLDHDYPFLSNVEIHHCSAQTGELSGRVVQGEWSCDAVWACGESGEMKPIRAHAKKVWELPKQRLQVFGYWRREHSGTASDLTRLRVMRDAMAQGEDPEAVEQRLEEIL from the coding sequence ATGAACACCGAAAAATTCAGCACCACCGAAGTCGTCGAACTTCTGTCACTGGTTACAGCGGATGCCACCGGACAGGATCTGTCCCATACTCCAGCGGACAGCCCTCAGCGCTTCTACGGCAACCACACATTCCTCCACCTTCGGATTCTTCGGCGCGAAAAGCGCGCTGCCGATCTGACCAGGTTGTGGTTTGCCGTCGACAGCACCGCGAAAACTTACGACTGGTCGGTTCCGAACTTGGCGTTGCGACTGGAAATTCCCGTCACTCCAGAAGAGTTTGCAGATATTCAGCAGGCGCCGAAGACGGCATCGCGCGCCTATACCGTTGCTGACTACGACGTTGAGCGCAGCGAGTTTGCCGTCGATTTCGTCGAACACGGCACGACTTCACCGGTGATGCAATGGCTGAGCACCGTCAACGTCGGTGATGCGATTTACTCCTGGGAGCCAACCCAGCACCGTGTGCCCGAGGCGTGCCAACACCTGCTGCTGGTAGCCGATGCCACGGCGTTGCCGGCTGCCTTGTCGATCCTGCGCGACCACAGAGTCTTCACCACCGCCACCGTCATCACCAGTGCAGATCCGGCACATCTGGATCACGACTACCCATTTCTTTCCAACGTGGAAATCCACCACTGCTCAGCGCAGACGGGTGAGCTTTCCGGCCGTGTTGTGCAGGGCGAATGGTCGTGTGATGCGGTGTGGGCGTGTGGCGAAAGCGGAGAGATGAAACCGATTCGGGCGCACGCGAAAAAGGTGTGGGAATTGCCGAAACAGCGGCTACAAGTTTTCGGGTACTGGCGCCGCGAACACAGCGGCACTGCTTCCGATCTCACCCGCCTGCGTGTCATGCGGGACGCCATGGCACAGGGGGAAGATCCAGAAGCTGTTGAGCAGCGTCTCGAAGAGATCCTGTAG
- a CDS encoding PepSY-associated TM helix domain-containing protein — protein MTLSTSTAREESSSKSSGSVASRKRASIRPILARLHFYAGIFAAPFIIVASLTGLGYAIAPTVETMSNQHLLTVSAPSDPAASDVPVSQQVAAAQSTVGELPLAGIMLGKDAESSTRVLFADESLPKGTKRAVFVNPHTGEVLGTTTSYGGSGALPFRQWLSIGHKNLWLGEPGRFYSEAAAAWMGFLAVGGAVLWFGVQRAPGRLASMFRLREGEQSSRSTGRKALMRAHSALGMWAIAGMLFLTITGLTWSGVAGENIATIRKDMGWSTPKPEATLPANTPSSYTGIHADTAAFARDIDAVALTAQDKLTLPITLIPPKDETSTWIAQETRAPYRAGYDAVTISGVDGQATSRLDFADFPFMAKLTYWLIQAHMGLLFGLPNQLLLVALALAIIAVAIKGYQMWFSRARRSAPEVKDLRALLSVPGIILVTALVAYGVLAPLFGITLLVMVAIDLLWKYLFRGKRRIQASSPDEASAELSQDKAAVPSS, from the coding sequence ATGACCTTGTCGACCTCCACCGCGCGAGAAGAATCCTCGTCGAAATCTTCTGGATCTGTCGCTTCGCGCAAGCGTGCAAGCATTCGCCCGATCCTGGCGCGCCTGCATTTCTACGCCGGTATTTTTGCCGCCCCCTTCATCATCGTCGCGTCACTCACCGGTTTGGGTTATGCAATTGCCCCGACAGTAGAGACCATGAGCAATCAGCACCTGCTGACAGTGTCCGCGCCGAGCGATCCAGCGGCTTCGGATGTGCCGGTCAGCCAGCAGGTTGCCGCAGCCCAAAGCACCGTTGGGGAACTGCCCTTGGCGGGCATCATGCTCGGCAAGGATGCCGAGTCCTCCACCCGGGTGTTGTTTGCTGATGAGTCTTTGCCGAAGGGCACCAAGCGGGCGGTATTCGTCAATCCCCACACCGGTGAGGTTTTGGGTACGACCACCAGTTATGGCGGATCCGGTGCGCTTCCTTTCCGCCAATGGCTATCCATTGGGCACAAAAACCTGTGGCTTGGCGAGCCGGGGCGCTTCTACTCTGAGGCCGCTGCCGCTTGGATGGGCTTTTTGGCCGTCGGTGGAGCGGTGTTGTGGTTTGGAGTGCAGCGCGCACCCGGTCGGCTCGCGTCCATGTTCCGCCTGCGCGAGGGCGAACAGTCCTCGCGCAGTACGGGCCGCAAAGCCTTGATGCGCGCCCACAGTGCGCTGGGCATGTGGGCGATTGCCGGAATGCTGTTCCTGACAATCACGGGACTGACCTGGTCTGGTGTTGCTGGCGAAAACATTGCCACCATCCGAAAAGACATGGGATGGTCAACCCCCAAGCCAGAGGCAACACTCCCGGCAAATACCCCGTCGAGCTACACCGGTATCCACGCTGACACCGCAGCCTTTGCACGTGATATCGACGCGGTGGCACTGACCGCACAGGACAAGCTGACTCTGCCGATCACCTTGATCCCGCCGAAGGACGAAACCTCTACCTGGATCGCGCAGGAAACCCGAGCACCCTACCGCGCGGGTTATGACGCGGTCACCATCAGTGGCGTCGACGGTCAAGCCACCTCCCGGTTGGATTTTGCGGACTTCCCGTTCATGGCGAAGCTGACCTACTGGCTGATTCAAGCCCACATGGGTTTGCTGTTCGGTCTGCCCAACCAGTTATTGCTGGTGGCACTCGCGCTAGCGATCATCGCGGTGGCGATCAAGGGCTATCAGATGTGGTTCTCAAGGGCGCGACGCAGCGCCCCAGAGGTCAAGGATCTCCGCGCGCTGCTCAGCGTGCCCGGTATCATCCTGGTGACGGCGTTGGTGGCCTATGGTGTGCTGGCACCGCTGTTCGGAATCACGTTGTTGGTCATGGTCGCCATCGATTTGTTGTGGAAGTACCTGTTCCGCGGCAAGCGCCGCATCCAAGCAAGTAGCCCAGATGAGGCGAGCGCTGAGCTGTCGCAGGACAAGGCGGCTGTCCCCAGCAGCTAG
- a CDS encoding 50S ribosomal protein L25/general stress protein Ctc, which translates to MSNKAIALSAAARNEFGKGAARRARRAGQIPVVIYGHGMEPAHILVDRLEFTAIVRNHGTNAVVEIDVEGDKQLAMIKTVDQNVLTFNIDHADLLAIKRGEKVEVEIPVIHEGEIAAGAMLMQDAEVIKVEADVMNIPEEIVVSVEGMEIGDTITAADVKLPEGVTLVDDPELLIINVVVPEEADVPEEGEEGEDADGTEDDAAEVEETSAADE; encoded by the coding sequence ATGTCTAACAAGGCTATTGCACTTTCCGCTGCTGCCCGTAACGAGTTCGGCAAGGGCGCTGCCCGCCGCGCCCGCCGCGCAGGCCAGATCCCCGTGGTCATCTACGGCCACGGCATGGAGCCGGCTCACATCCTGGTTGACCGCCTGGAGTTCACCGCTATCGTCCGTAACCACGGCACCAACGCCGTCGTCGAGATCGACGTCGAGGGCGACAAGCAGCTCGCCATGATCAAGACCGTTGATCAGAACGTGCTGACCTTCAACATCGACCACGCTGACCTGCTCGCCATTAAGCGCGGCGAAAAGGTCGAGGTCGAGATCCCGGTCATCCACGAGGGCGAGATCGCCGCTGGCGCAATGCTCATGCAGGACGCCGAGGTCATCAAGGTCGAGGCCGACGTCATGAACATCCCCGAAGAGATCGTTGTCTCCGTCGAGGGCATGGAGATCGGCGACACCATCACCGCTGCTGACGTTAAGCTGCCTGAGGGTGTCACCCTGGTTGACGATCCCGAGCTGCTCATCATCAACGTTGTCGTTCCCGAGGAAGCTGACGTTCCGGAAGAGGGCGAAGAAGGCGAAGACGCCGACGGCACCGAAGACGATGCCGCTGAGGTCGAGGAGACCTCCGCTGCTGACGAGTAA
- a CDS encoding NYN domain-containing protein, protein MNRRLILVDIENFNGGPVATVTQSTWCYRMLSNWLSFSDSDHIVVASDVTTVTNLCKDWGHHRVLAGRGHNGADLQLLEVLEESVEARYSEILLVSGDAIYSDKVSYLAGQGIPTTVYSHACALAKRLQFAATTVVTSPTTQEPDTFGKAA, encoded by the coding sequence ATGAACCGCCGACTCATTCTCGTCGACATCGAGAACTTCAACGGAGGCCCCGTCGCCACCGTCACCCAATCCACCTGGTGCTACCGAATGTTGAGCAACTGGCTCAGCTTCTCAGACTCCGACCACATCGTCGTTGCCTCGGACGTCACCACAGTCACTAATCTGTGTAAGGATTGGGGACATCATCGGGTTCTTGCAGGACGCGGCCACAACGGTGCGGACTTGCAACTCCTCGAAGTTCTCGAAGAGTCGGTCGAAGCCCGCTATAGCGAAATCCTCCTCGTCAGCGGTGACGCAATCTACTCAGACAAGGTCTCCTACCTCGCCGGCCAGGGAATCCCCACCACCGTGTACTCCCACGCCTGCGCCTTGGCTAAGCGTCTGCAGTTTGCGGCAACCACCGTCGTGACCTCCCCCACCACCCAAGAACCCGATACTTTCGGAAAGGCTGCCTAA